From Pleuronectes platessa chromosome 17, fPlePla1.1, whole genome shotgun sequence, one genomic window encodes:
- the tbx18 gene encoding T-box transcription factor TBX18, producing MAEKRRSPCALSVKAHAFSVEALIGAEKRRRTDGEDAVSPGYEDGTDVSDLTGSPVPRVDRACTKEQGSEAECASDGSPESEDALLESPQPAAVCTAPVTATGDEARVDLQGSDLWKRFHEIGTEMIITKAGRRMFPAMRVKITGLDPHQQYYIAMDIIPVDNKRYRYVYHSSKWMVAGNADSPVPPRVYIHPDSPASGETWMRQVVSFDKLKLTNNELDDQGHIILHSMHKYQPRVHVIRKECGEELSPVRSVPAGEGTRTLSFPETVFTTVTAYQNQQITRLKIDRNPFAKGFRDSGRNRMGLEALVESYAFWRPSLRTLTFEDIPGMAKQGIPGAHGGLGATSHLLSASPCSSPFQVCPLSPPEYTCSRPTHPLHRFSSGPEPYPHPRGPSAYDSEGFCTLPLPASQLGYLSNHNPQGYAGLRLHSPPYSLYGYTFPPSPRLAASPDKMAAATANHQSPFLGSSPSGTLTDSLGMLSGGQQGFLFDSRTLGLAGTQPGGGASQVTAHMG from the exons ATGGCAGAGAAGCGGCGGTCCCCGTGCGCACTGAGCGTCAAGGCGCACGCCTTCTCCGTGGAGGCGCTAATCGGAGCGGAGAAGAGGCGCAGGACGGACGGAGAAGATGCTGTGTCCCCCGGCTACGAGGACGGGACCGATGTCTCTGATCTGACCGGGAGCCCGGTGCCGAGGGTTGACCGAGCGTGCACCAAGGAGCAGGGCAGCGAGGCCGAGTGTGCGAGTGACGGATCCC CGGAGAGCGAGGACGCGCTGCTGGAGAGCCCGCAGCCCGCCGCTGTGTGCACGGCGCCGGTCACAGCCACCGGAGACGAGGCCCGCGTGGACCTGCAGGGATCCGACCTGTGGAAACGGTTCCACGAGATTGGCACGGAGATGATCATCACCAAGGCTGGACG GCGGATGTTCCCCGCAATGCGCGTGAAGATCACGGGCTTGGACCCACACCAGCAGTATTACATAGCCATGGATATAATCCCCGTGGACAACAAACGATACAG GTATGTGTACCACAGCTCCAAGTGGATGGTAGCGGGGAATGCGGACTCCCCTGTGCCGCCCAGAGTGTACATTCACCCGGACTCCCCGGCCTCAGGAGAGACGTGGATGCGTCAGGTGGTCAGCTTCGACAAACTCAAACTGACCAACAATGAGCTCGATGACCAGGGACAC ATCATTCTACACTCCATGCACAAGTACCAGCCGCGGGTCCACGTGATCCGAAAAGAGTGTGGAGAGGAGCTCTCCCCAGTGAGAAGCGTTCCTGCTGGGGAAGGCACTCGCACCCTCTCCTTCCCCGAGACTGTGTTCACCACAGTCACAGCATATCAGAATCAACAG ATAACAAGGCTGAAAATTGACAGAAACCCATTTGCCAAAGGCTTCAGAGACTCTGGCAGAAACCG gaTGGGTCTGGAGGCTTTGGTCGAGTCTTATGCCTTCTGGCGTCCTTCTCTGCGAACGCTCACATTTGAAGACATCCCTGGCATGGCCAAGCAAG GAATCCCAGGAGCTCATGGAGGGCTCGGAGCAACATCTCACTTGCTCTCCGCGTCCCCATGCTCCTCACCTTTCCAAGTTTGCCCTCTCAGCCCACCTGAATACACCTGCAGTCGACCTACACACCCCCTCCATCGGTTCAGCAGCGGCCCCGAGCCATACCCCCATCCCAGAGGTCCATCGGCGTATGACAGTGAAGGATTCTGTACCCTGCCTCTTCCTGCTTCTCAACTTGGCTATCTATCCAACCACAACCCGCAGGGTTACGCTGGTCTTCGCCTCCATTCACCGCCCTACAGCCTGTATGGTTACACATTCCCTCCGTCACCGCGCCTCGCTGCCAGCCCTGATAAAATGGCTGCTGCAACTGCCAATCATCAGAGTCCCTTCCTTGGCTCGTCTCCTAGTGGGACTCTAACGGACAGTCTGGGTATGCTCAGTGGAGGACAGCAGGGTTTTTTGTTTGACTCTCGGACTTTAGGACTAGCAGGTACTCAACCAGGAGGTGGGGCCTCACAGGTCACTGCCCACATGGGTTGA